The Accipiter gentilis chromosome 7, bAccGen1.1, whole genome shotgun sequence genome includes a region encoding these proteins:
- the ITGA10 gene encoding integrin alpha-10 isoform X3: MGGNPHRGHPIFSAFSKGQEMGTVSRRWHCHPEDVVTLNPPRTKDSSGHPKTPYPYTPSLKSRSPGRRAGCPGHGCGVQAFLRLGTPWDMLPTLCRDCFARKRGKTPSGAPRACHCPPKPCTSLPPSSLSSFFFFFFPCFSPLCLFFLTPSLKKNPLWLFIFSSQLKMKEEEKKIFKKKKKKEEKKNILYGDRVTFELLTAHAGGSSDGGAMEGGRCRWLLPVLLLLPGLCVGFNVDVRRPRLFHGPAEAQFGYKVLQRVGGGEKWLLVGAPWDSDRQGDVYKCRVGPPNTNCTKANLGSAAPWLSPTPGHNVHFGMTLLDSKDGGFVACAPLWSQACGTSVFSTGICARLDGDLRLVGTIAPTAQRCSTYMDIVIVLDGSNSIYPWYEVQNFLSNILSKFFIGPGQIQVGVLQYGERAVHEWELGRYQTAEEVVEAAKNISRQEGRETRTAFAIHQACTEAFSPERGGRADATRLMIVVTDGESHDGEELPEALAECEKRNVTRYAIAVLGHYLRRQQDPEDFIREIKYIASDPDEKYFFNVTDEAALNDIVDALGDRIFSLEGTHGYNESSFELEMSQIGFSLHLLEDGILFGTVGAYDWDGAVLEESRRGRIIPPRKAFEKEFPVELKNHAAYLGYAISSLRLPSGQRLYVAGAPRFQHKGKVILFEMGTTGTVTVAQALTGEQIGSYFGSEVCALDVDGDGVTDVLLVAAPMYLGAQSRETGRVYLYRVGQRLLAPAGTLHADKKPQDSRFGYALAAVPDLNHDGFNDVVVGAPLEDGHRGAVYVYHGAPGTLLPNYKQRIEAAALGPTLSYFGRSVDGQLDLDGDGLVDLAVGAQGVAVLLRSRQIVQINTSLTVEPPAINVIQKNCQRGGTRAVCLRARVCFRAGTRAQGQQDREIELRYNVSLEERTPGARAAFNSGARRLLQRRLELSLGRQSCLRFPFHVLDTTDYLRPLSFTVRLAMAESTGPVLDERSPTTIRKLIPFFKDCGEDDECVTDLVLSATMDIVGSRQSPHVLRKGRRKVVVDVVLENKKENAYNASLLLCFSNNLHFSSLALQDTSPVKLECMALPGHCRLCSVGYPVFRSLAKVSFTLELEFSCSILLDRAEVTLEASSDSTEATLEDNVVQLSASIRYEPDLFLSSDANLHRYEVHPLGTFPHGPGPEFKTTVKATCMLRTPPKEPRQWGTAMVVPVHPDDLLHVDRLDCSNAWCQELSCRLGRLDRGGEISIHILRTIHNDFFRGAKFRSVKVISTIWLGVPESSVLLLEEGAHQREMVLEIIQGKRVPISLWILVGSILGGLLLLALIIFCLWKLGFFTRKKLPEEEEEKEEQ; encoded by the exons ATGGGGGGGAATCCTCACCGAGGTCACCCCATCTTCTCAGCCTTCTCCAAGGGACAGGAGATGGGGACAGTGTCCAGGAGGTGGCACTGTCACCCGGAGGACGTGGTGACCCTAAATCCGCCGAGAACCAAGGATAGCAGCGGGCACCCCAAAACTCCCTATCCCTACACCCCCAGCCTGAAGTCAAGGTCCCCAGGGAGAAGAGCCGGGTGTCCTGGCCATGGCTGTGGGGTTCAAGCCTTCCTGCGGTTGGGGACACCATGGGACATGCTTCCCACCCTGTGCAGGGACTGCTTTGccaggaaaagggggaaaaccccTTCAGGAGCACCCCGAGCATGCCATTGTCCCCCCAAACCCTGCACGTCCCtgcccccttcttccctctcctctttttttttttttttttttccatgtttttctccactttgcctttttttcctaactccgtccctcaaaaaaaacccactctggCTGTTTATTTTTAGCAGCCAATTGaagatgaaggaggaggaaaaaaaaatatttaaaaaaaaaaaaaaaaaagaggaaaaaaaaaatatcctgtatgGAGACAGAGTAACCTTTGAGCTGCTCACAGCCCATGCTGGCGGCTCCAGCGACGGTGGGGCGATGGAGGGTGGTAGGTGCCGATGGCTTCTTCccgtgctgctcctgctcccag GTCTGTGCGTGGGGTTCAATGTAGATGTGAGGCGCCCACGGCTCTTCCATGGACCGGCCGAGGCCCAGTTCGGCTACAAGGTGCTGCAGCGGGTGGGCGGCGGGGAGAAGTG GCTGCTGGTGGGGGCCCCCTGGGACAGCGACCGCCAAGGTGACGTCTACAAGTGCCGCGTGGGACCCCCCAACACCAACTGCACCAAAGCCAACCTCG GATCCGCAGCCCCGTGGCTCTCCCCGACCCCAGGCCACAACGTGCACTTCGGGATGACCCTCCTGGACTCCAAGGATGGCGGCTTCGTG GCTTGCGCCCCGCTTTGGTCCCAGGCGTGCGGCACCTCTGTCTTCAGCACCGGCATCTGCGCCCGGCTGGACGGTGACCTCCGGCTGGTGGGGACCATTGCCCCTACTGCACAGC GCTGTTCCACCTACATGGACATCGTCATTGTCCTGGACGGCTCCAACAGCATCTACCCCTGGTACGAGGTGCAGAATTTCCTCAGCAACATCCTCAGCAAGTTCTTCATTGGGCCTGGACAGATCCAG GTGGGGGTGCTGCAGTACGGGGAGCGGGCGGTGCATGAGTGGGAGCTGGGGCGATACCAGACAGCAGAGGAGGTGGTGGAGGCGGCCAAGAACATCAGCcggcaggaggggagggagacaCGTACGGCCTTCGCCATCCACCAGGCTTG CACCGAAGCCTTCAGCCccgagcggggcgggcgggcagatgCCACCCGGCTGATGATTGTGGTGACGGACGGGGAGTCCCACGATGGCGAGGAGCTGCCCGAGGCACTGGCAGAGTGTGAGAAGCGCAATGTCACCCGCTATGCCATCGCG GTGCTGGGGCACTACCTCCGCCGGCAGCAGGACCCTGAAGATTTCATCCGTGAGATCAAGTACATCGCCAGCGACCCAGACGAGAAGTATTTCTTCAACGTCACTGATGAGGCCGCCCTCAACGACATTGTGGACGCCTTGGGCGACCGCATCTTCAGCCTGGAAG gcacCCACGGGTACAACGAGAGCTCCTTCGAGCTGGAGATGTCCCAGATTGGCTTCTCCCTCCATCTCCTGGAG GACGGGATCCTCTTTGGCACAGTGGGAGCCTATGACTGGGAcggggctgtgctggaggagagcCGGCGTGGCCGCATCATCCCACCCCGGAAAGCCTTCGAGAAGGAGTTCCCAGTGGAGCTGAAGAATCATGCGGCTTATTTGG GGTATGCCATCTCCTCGCTGCGGTTGCCCAGCGGGCAGCGCCTGTACGTGGCCGGAGCCCCTCGCTTCCAGCACAAGGGCAAGGTGATCCTCTTCGAGATGGGCACCACGGGGACCGTGACAGTGGCCCAGGCACTGACAGGGGAGCAG ATCGGCTCCTACTTCGGCAGCGAGGTGTGCGCCCTGGATGTGGATGGTGACGGGGTCACTGACgtgctgctggtggcagctccCATGTACCTGGGTGCCCAGAGCAGGGAGACGGGGCGGGTGTACCTCTACAGAGTGGGGCAg AGGCTGCTGGCCCCTGCTGGCACCTTGCACGCCGACAAGAAGCCGCAGGACTCTCGGTTCGGCTACGCCTTGGCTGCCGTGCCAGACCTCAACCATGATGGCTTCAATGATGTGGTGGTGGGGGCTCCGCTGGAGGACGGGCACCGTGGTGCTGTCTATGTCTACCACGGTGCCCCGGGCACCCTTCTGCCCAATTACAAGCAG CGCATCGAGGCGGCGGCGCTGGGTCCAACCCTCAGTTATTTTGGGCGCAGCGTGGACGGGCAGCTGGACCTGGACGGGGATGGGCTGGTGGACCTGGCTGTGGGGGCGCAGggggtggctgtgctgctgcG CTCCCGCCAGATTGTCCAGATCAACACATCGCTGACCGTGGAGCCACCGGCCATCAACGTCATCCAGAAGAACTGCCAACGCGGCGGCACCAGAGCTGTCTGCCTCCGGGCCAGGGTCTGCTTCCGCGCCGGGACCCGTGCCCAGGGCCAGCAGGACAGGGAGATTG AGCTCCGATACAACGTGTCCCTGGAGGAGAGGACACCAGGAGCCCGGGCTGCCTTCAACTCTGGTGCCCGGCGGCTGCTGCAGCGCCGCCTTGAGCTCTCCCTggggaggcagagctgcctccGCTTCCCCTTCCACGTCCTG GACACCACAGACTATCTGCGACCCCTCAGCTTCACAGTGAGGTTGGCCATGGCCGAATCCACTGGGCCAGTGCTGGATGAGAGGTCCCCCACCACCATCCGGAAACtg ATCCCCTTCTTCAAGGACTGCGGGGAGGATGACGAGTGTGTCACGGACCTGGTGCTCAGTGCCACCATGGACATCGTGGGCTCCAG gcagagcccccaTGTCCTGCGcaagggcaggaggaaggtggTGGTGGATGTGGTCCTGGAGAACAAGAAGGAGAACGCCTACAACGCCAGcctgctcctctgcttctccaACAACCTCCACTTCTCCAGCCTCGCACTCCAA GACACCAGCCCGGTGAAGCTGGAGTGCATGGCACTGCCGGGTCACTGCCGGCTCTGCAGTGTTGGCTACCCTGTCTTCCGCTCACTGGCCAAG GTGTCCTTCACCCTGGAGCTGGAGTTCAGCTGCTCCATCCTCCTTGACCGAGCTGAGGTCACCCTCGAGGCCAGCAG TGACAGCACAGAGGCGACACTGGAGGACAACGTGGTCCAGCTTTCTGCCTCCATCCGCTATGAGCCTGACCTCTTCCTCTCCAG CGATGCCAACCTGCACCGGTACGAGGTTCACCCACTTGGCACCTTCCCCCATGGCCCCGGGCCTGAATTCAAGACCACGGTGAAG gcTACCTGCATGCTGCGGACCCCCCCCAAGGAGCCACGGCAGTGGGGCACGGCCATGGTGGTCCCCGTGCACCCCGACGACCTCCTGCATGTGGACAGGCTG gacTGCAGCAACGCCTGGTGCCAGgagctgagctgccggctgggccGGCTGGACCGTGGTGGGGAGATCTCTATCCACATCCTCCGCACCATCCACAACGACTTCTTCcgtggg gcTAAATTCAGGAGTGTGAAAGTTATCAGCACGATCTGGCTGGGGGTGCCAGAGAGCagcgtgctgctgctggaggagggggcACATCAGAGGGAG atggTGCTTGAAATCATCCAGGGGAAACGGGTGCCCATCTCCCTCTGGATCCTGGTGGGCAGCATCCTGGGGGGGCTGCTCCTCCTGGCACTGATCATCTTCTGCCTGTGGAAG CTGGGCTTCTTCACCCGCAAGAAGctccccgaggaggaggaggagaaggaggagcagtGA
- the ITGA10 gene encoding integrin alpha-10 isoform X5 — protein sequence MLCVPVSPPSPSARLAPRFGPRRAAPLSSAPASAPGWTVTSGWWGPLPLLHSAVPPTWTSSLSWTAPTASTPGTRCRISSATSSASSSLGLDRSSTEAFSPERGGRADATRLMIVVTDGESHDGEELPEALAECEKRNVTRYAIAVLGHYLRRQQDPEDFIREIKYIASDPDEKYFFNVTDEAALNDIVDALGDRIFSLEGTHGYNESSFELEMSQIGFSLHLLEDGILFGTVGAYDWDGAVLEESRRGRIIPPRKAFEKEFPVELKNHAAYLGYAISSLRLPSGQRLYVAGAPRFQHKGKVILFEMGTTGTVTVAQALTGEQIGSYFGSEVCALDVDGDGVTDVLLVAAPMYLGAQSRETGRVYLYRVGQRLLAPAGTLHADKKPQDSRFGYALAAVPDLNHDGFNDVVVGAPLEDGHRGAVYVYHGAPGTLLPNYKQRIEAAALGPTLSYFGRSVDGQLDLDGDGLVDLAVGAQGVAVLLRSRQIVQINTSLTVEPPAINVIQKNCQRGGTRAVCLRARVCFRAGTRAQGQQDREIELRYNVSLEERTPGARAAFNSGARRLLQRRLELSLGRQSCLRFPFHVLDTTDYLRPLSFTVRLAMAESTGPVLDERSPTTIRKLIPFFKDCGEDDECVTDLVLSATMDIVGSRQSPHVLRKGRRKVVVDVVLENKKENAYNASLLLCFSNNLHFSSLALQDTSPVKLECMALPGHCRLCSVGYPVFRSLAKVSFTLELEFSCSILLDRAEVTLEASSDSTEATLEDNVVQLSASIRYEPDLFLSSDANLHRYEVHPLGTFPHGPGPEFKTTVKVQNFGCYLVRNVTLHMALPALGYRHTTFLSVTRVLADNATCMLRTPPKEPRQWGTAMVVPVHPDDLLHVDRLDCSNAWCQELSCRLGRLDRGGEISIHILRTIHNDFFRGAKFRSVKVISTIWLGVPESSVLLLEEGAHQREMVLEIIQGKRVPISLWILVGSILGGLLLLALIIFCLWKLGFFTRKKLPEEEEEKEEQ from the exons ATGCTCTGTGTCCCCGTGTCACCCCCCTCCCCCTCGGCCAGGCTTGCGCCCCGCTTTGGTCCCAGGCGTGCGGCACCTCTGTCTTCAGCACCGGCATCTGCGCCCGGCTGGACGGTGACCTCCGGCTGGTGGGGACCATTGCCCCTACTGCACAGC GCTGTTCCACCTACATGGACATCGTCATTGTCCTGGACGGCTCCAACAGCATCTACCCCTGGTACGAGGTGCAGAATTTCCTCAGCAACATCCTCAGCAAGTTCTTCATTGGGCCTGGACAGATCCAG CACCGAAGCCTTCAGCCccgagcggggcgggcgggcagatgCCACCCGGCTGATGATTGTGGTGACGGACGGGGAGTCCCACGATGGCGAGGAGCTGCCCGAGGCACTGGCAGAGTGTGAGAAGCGCAATGTCACCCGCTATGCCATCGCG GTGCTGGGGCACTACCTCCGCCGGCAGCAGGACCCTGAAGATTTCATCCGTGAGATCAAGTACATCGCCAGCGACCCAGACGAGAAGTATTTCTTCAACGTCACTGATGAGGCCGCCCTCAACGACATTGTGGACGCCTTGGGCGACCGCATCTTCAGCCTGGAAG gcacCCACGGGTACAACGAGAGCTCCTTCGAGCTGGAGATGTCCCAGATTGGCTTCTCCCTCCATCTCCTGGAG GACGGGATCCTCTTTGGCACAGTGGGAGCCTATGACTGGGAcggggctgtgctggaggagagcCGGCGTGGCCGCATCATCCCACCCCGGAAAGCCTTCGAGAAGGAGTTCCCAGTGGAGCTGAAGAATCATGCGGCTTATTTGG GGTATGCCATCTCCTCGCTGCGGTTGCCCAGCGGGCAGCGCCTGTACGTGGCCGGAGCCCCTCGCTTCCAGCACAAGGGCAAGGTGATCCTCTTCGAGATGGGCACCACGGGGACCGTGACAGTGGCCCAGGCACTGACAGGGGAGCAG ATCGGCTCCTACTTCGGCAGCGAGGTGTGCGCCCTGGATGTGGATGGTGACGGGGTCACTGACgtgctgctggtggcagctccCATGTACCTGGGTGCCCAGAGCAGGGAGACGGGGCGGGTGTACCTCTACAGAGTGGGGCAg AGGCTGCTGGCCCCTGCTGGCACCTTGCACGCCGACAAGAAGCCGCAGGACTCTCGGTTCGGCTACGCCTTGGCTGCCGTGCCAGACCTCAACCATGATGGCTTCAATGATGTGGTGGTGGGGGCTCCGCTGGAGGACGGGCACCGTGGTGCTGTCTATGTCTACCACGGTGCCCCGGGCACCCTTCTGCCCAATTACAAGCAG CGCATCGAGGCGGCGGCGCTGGGTCCAACCCTCAGTTATTTTGGGCGCAGCGTGGACGGGCAGCTGGACCTGGACGGGGATGGGCTGGTGGACCTGGCTGTGGGGGCGCAGggggtggctgtgctgctgcG CTCCCGCCAGATTGTCCAGATCAACACATCGCTGACCGTGGAGCCACCGGCCATCAACGTCATCCAGAAGAACTGCCAACGCGGCGGCACCAGAGCTGTCTGCCTCCGGGCCAGGGTCTGCTTCCGCGCCGGGACCCGTGCCCAGGGCCAGCAGGACAGGGAGATTG AGCTCCGATACAACGTGTCCCTGGAGGAGAGGACACCAGGAGCCCGGGCTGCCTTCAACTCTGGTGCCCGGCGGCTGCTGCAGCGCCGCCTTGAGCTCTCCCTggggaggcagagctgcctccGCTTCCCCTTCCACGTCCTG GACACCACAGACTATCTGCGACCCCTCAGCTTCACAGTGAGGTTGGCCATGGCCGAATCCACTGGGCCAGTGCTGGATGAGAGGTCCCCCACCACCATCCGGAAACtg ATCCCCTTCTTCAAGGACTGCGGGGAGGATGACGAGTGTGTCACGGACCTGGTGCTCAGTGCCACCATGGACATCGTGGGCTCCAG gcagagcccccaTGTCCTGCGcaagggcaggaggaaggtggTGGTGGATGTGGTCCTGGAGAACAAGAAGGAGAACGCCTACAACGCCAGcctgctcctctgcttctccaACAACCTCCACTTCTCCAGCCTCGCACTCCAA GACACCAGCCCGGTGAAGCTGGAGTGCATGGCACTGCCGGGTCACTGCCGGCTCTGCAGTGTTGGCTACCCTGTCTTCCGCTCACTGGCCAAG GTGTCCTTCACCCTGGAGCTGGAGTTCAGCTGCTCCATCCTCCTTGACCGAGCTGAGGTCACCCTCGAGGCCAGCAG TGACAGCACAGAGGCGACACTGGAGGACAACGTGGTCCAGCTTTCTGCCTCCATCCGCTATGAGCCTGACCTCTTCCTCTCCAG CGATGCCAACCTGCACCGGTACGAGGTTCACCCACTTGGCACCTTCCCCCATGGCCCCGGGCCTGAATTCAAGACCACGGTGAAG GTGCAGAATTTTGGGTGCTACCTGGTCCGAAACGTCACCCTCCACATGGCCCTACCAGCCCTGGGCTACCGCCATACCACATTCCTCTCAGTCACACGTGTCCTGGCCGACAAT gcTACCTGCATGCTGCGGACCCCCCCCAAGGAGCCACGGCAGTGGGGCACGGCCATGGTGGTCCCCGTGCACCCCGACGACCTCCTGCATGTGGACAGGCTG gacTGCAGCAACGCCTGGTGCCAGgagctgagctgccggctgggccGGCTGGACCGTGGTGGGGAGATCTCTATCCACATCCTCCGCACCATCCACAACGACTTCTTCcgtggg gcTAAATTCAGGAGTGTGAAAGTTATCAGCACGATCTGGCTGGGGGTGCCAGAGAGCagcgtgctgctgctggaggagggggcACATCAGAGGGAG atggTGCTTGAAATCATCCAGGGGAAACGGGTGCCCATCTCCCTCTGGATCCTGGTGGGCAGCATCCTGGGGGGGCTGCTCCTCCTGGCACTGATCATCTTCTGCCTGTGGAAG CTGGGCTTCTTCACCCGCAAGAAGctccccgaggaggaggaggagaaggaggagcagtGA
- the ITGA10 gene encoding integrin alpha-10 isoform X6, translating to MAASWLAPRFGPRRAAPLSSAPASAPGWTVTSGWWGPLPLLHSAVPPTWTSSLSWTAPTASTPGTRCRISSATSSASSSLGLDRSSTEAFSPERGGRADATRLMIVVTDGESHDGEELPEALAECEKRNVTRYAIAVLGHYLRRQQDPEDFIREIKYIASDPDEKYFFNVTDEAALNDIVDALGDRIFSLEGTHGYNESSFELEMSQIGFSLHLLEDGILFGTVGAYDWDGAVLEESRRGRIIPPRKAFEKEFPVELKNHAAYLGYAISSLRLPSGQRLYVAGAPRFQHKGKVILFEMGTTGTVTVAQALTGEQIGSYFGSEVCALDVDGDGVTDVLLVAAPMYLGAQSRETGRVYLYRVGQRLLAPAGTLHADKKPQDSRFGYALAAVPDLNHDGFNDVVVGAPLEDGHRGAVYVYHGAPGTLLPNYKQRIEAAALGPTLSYFGRSVDGQLDLDGDGLVDLAVGAQGVAVLLRSRQIVQINTSLTVEPPAINVIQKNCQRGGTRAVCLRARVCFRAGTRAQGQQDREIELRYNVSLEERTPGARAAFNSGARRLLQRRLELSLGRQSCLRFPFHVLDTTDYLRPLSFTVRLAMAESTGPVLDERSPTTIRKLIPFFKDCGEDDECVTDLVLSATMDIVGSRQSPHVLRKGRRKVVVDVVLENKKENAYNASLLLCFSNNLHFSSLALQDTSPVKLECMALPGHCRLCSVGYPVFRSLAKVSFTLELEFSCSILLDRAEVTLEASSDSTEATLEDNVVQLSASIRYEPDLFLSSDANLHRYEVHPLGTFPHGPGPEFKTTVKVQNFGCYLVRNVTLHMALPALGYRHTTFLSVTRVLADNATCMLRTPPKEPRQWGTAMVVPVHPDDLLHVDRLDCSNAWCQELSCRLGRLDRGGEISIHILRTIHNDFFRGAKFRSVKVISTIWLGVPESSVLLLEEGAHQREMVLEIIQGKRVPISLWILVGSILGGLLLLALIIFCLWKLGFFTRKKLPEEEEEKEEQ from the exons ATGGCGGCTTCGTG GCTTGCGCCCCGCTTTGGTCCCAGGCGTGCGGCACCTCTGTCTTCAGCACCGGCATCTGCGCCCGGCTGGACGGTGACCTCCGGCTGGTGGGGACCATTGCCCCTACTGCACAGC GCTGTTCCACCTACATGGACATCGTCATTGTCCTGGACGGCTCCAACAGCATCTACCCCTGGTACGAGGTGCAGAATTTCCTCAGCAACATCCTCAGCAAGTTCTTCATTGGGCCTGGACAGATCCAG CACCGAAGCCTTCAGCCccgagcggggcgggcgggcagatgCCACCCGGCTGATGATTGTGGTGACGGACGGGGAGTCCCACGATGGCGAGGAGCTGCCCGAGGCACTGGCAGAGTGTGAGAAGCGCAATGTCACCCGCTATGCCATCGCG GTGCTGGGGCACTACCTCCGCCGGCAGCAGGACCCTGAAGATTTCATCCGTGAGATCAAGTACATCGCCAGCGACCCAGACGAGAAGTATTTCTTCAACGTCACTGATGAGGCCGCCCTCAACGACATTGTGGACGCCTTGGGCGACCGCATCTTCAGCCTGGAAG gcacCCACGGGTACAACGAGAGCTCCTTCGAGCTGGAGATGTCCCAGATTGGCTTCTCCCTCCATCTCCTGGAG GACGGGATCCTCTTTGGCACAGTGGGAGCCTATGACTGGGAcggggctgtgctggaggagagcCGGCGTGGCCGCATCATCCCACCCCGGAAAGCCTTCGAGAAGGAGTTCCCAGTGGAGCTGAAGAATCATGCGGCTTATTTGG GGTATGCCATCTCCTCGCTGCGGTTGCCCAGCGGGCAGCGCCTGTACGTGGCCGGAGCCCCTCGCTTCCAGCACAAGGGCAAGGTGATCCTCTTCGAGATGGGCACCACGGGGACCGTGACAGTGGCCCAGGCACTGACAGGGGAGCAG ATCGGCTCCTACTTCGGCAGCGAGGTGTGCGCCCTGGATGTGGATGGTGACGGGGTCACTGACgtgctgctggtggcagctccCATGTACCTGGGTGCCCAGAGCAGGGAGACGGGGCGGGTGTACCTCTACAGAGTGGGGCAg AGGCTGCTGGCCCCTGCTGGCACCTTGCACGCCGACAAGAAGCCGCAGGACTCTCGGTTCGGCTACGCCTTGGCTGCCGTGCCAGACCTCAACCATGATGGCTTCAATGATGTGGTGGTGGGGGCTCCGCTGGAGGACGGGCACCGTGGTGCTGTCTATGTCTACCACGGTGCCCCGGGCACCCTTCTGCCCAATTACAAGCAG CGCATCGAGGCGGCGGCGCTGGGTCCAACCCTCAGTTATTTTGGGCGCAGCGTGGACGGGCAGCTGGACCTGGACGGGGATGGGCTGGTGGACCTGGCTGTGGGGGCGCAGggggtggctgtgctgctgcG CTCCCGCCAGATTGTCCAGATCAACACATCGCTGACCGTGGAGCCACCGGCCATCAACGTCATCCAGAAGAACTGCCAACGCGGCGGCACCAGAGCTGTCTGCCTCCGGGCCAGGGTCTGCTTCCGCGCCGGGACCCGTGCCCAGGGCCAGCAGGACAGGGAGATTG AGCTCCGATACAACGTGTCCCTGGAGGAGAGGACACCAGGAGCCCGGGCTGCCTTCAACTCTGGTGCCCGGCGGCTGCTGCAGCGCCGCCTTGAGCTCTCCCTggggaggcagagctgcctccGCTTCCCCTTCCACGTCCTG GACACCACAGACTATCTGCGACCCCTCAGCTTCACAGTGAGGTTGGCCATGGCCGAATCCACTGGGCCAGTGCTGGATGAGAGGTCCCCCACCACCATCCGGAAACtg ATCCCCTTCTTCAAGGACTGCGGGGAGGATGACGAGTGTGTCACGGACCTGGTGCTCAGTGCCACCATGGACATCGTGGGCTCCAG gcagagcccccaTGTCCTGCGcaagggcaggaggaaggtggTGGTGGATGTGGTCCTGGAGAACAAGAAGGAGAACGCCTACAACGCCAGcctgctcctctgcttctccaACAACCTCCACTTCTCCAGCCTCGCACTCCAA GACACCAGCCCGGTGAAGCTGGAGTGCATGGCACTGCCGGGTCACTGCCGGCTCTGCAGTGTTGGCTACCCTGTCTTCCGCTCACTGGCCAAG GTGTCCTTCACCCTGGAGCTGGAGTTCAGCTGCTCCATCCTCCTTGACCGAGCTGAGGTCACCCTCGAGGCCAGCAG TGACAGCACAGAGGCGACACTGGAGGACAACGTGGTCCAGCTTTCTGCCTCCATCCGCTATGAGCCTGACCTCTTCCTCTCCAG CGATGCCAACCTGCACCGGTACGAGGTTCACCCACTTGGCACCTTCCCCCATGGCCCCGGGCCTGAATTCAAGACCACGGTGAAG GTGCAGAATTTTGGGTGCTACCTGGTCCGAAACGTCACCCTCCACATGGCCCTACCAGCCCTGGGCTACCGCCATACCACATTCCTCTCAGTCACACGTGTCCTGGCCGACAAT gcTACCTGCATGCTGCGGACCCCCCCCAAGGAGCCACGGCAGTGGGGCACGGCCATGGTGGTCCCCGTGCACCCCGACGACCTCCTGCATGTGGACAGGCTG gacTGCAGCAACGCCTGGTGCCAGgagctgagctgccggctgggccGGCTGGACCGTGGTGGGGAGATCTCTATCCACATCCTCCGCACCATCCACAACGACTTCTTCcgtggg gcTAAATTCAGGAGTGTGAAAGTTATCAGCACGATCTGGCTGGGGGTGCCAGAGAGCagcgtgctgctgctggaggagggggcACATCAGAGGGAG atggTGCTTGAAATCATCCAGGGGAAACGGGTGCCCATCTCCCTCTGGATCCTGGTGGGCAGCATCCTGGGGGGGCTGCTCCTCCTGGCACTGATCATCTTCTGCCTGTGGAAG CTGGGCTTCTTCACCCGCAAGAAGctccccgaggaggaggaggagaaggaggagcagtGA